TCTCAGGTCCAAAATGGCAGCAACAATGAAGCAGCTTGAATCGCCCGTGATGGCAACAACGCTGTGTGCTTGTCGCTCAAGTTCAGCCCTCAACTCGCCTTGGGTCATGACGGCCCTATGATGGCTGCTGAGGAAACTCCATGTGAAAGGCTGTGGTGCCATTGCCGGAGGCGCACCAGATTTTTCCTTTGTGGGACTCAACGATGGATCGAGTAATCGCCAAGCCAAGCCCGGCATTGCTCGGGCTGCCTTCACGACGTGCTGGGTCTACCCGATAGAAACGGTCAAAAAGTTTATCCAGGTGCTCCGGCTTGATGGTGTCACCTGGGTTCTCGATGGTGAGCGTGACAGCACTTGCGCTCGACTTGATCGTTACCAATATCGTCTTCCCGGCAGGTGTATAGCGCAGCGCATTGGACAACAAGTTCGAGATCGCCCGATCCAACATCAGTTTGTCACCCAGCACGTGACCTGTACCGGTCACAGCCAACTGGATGCCTTGCTCGTCTGCTAACAGGTGGTAGTACTCAAACAGCTTGGCGACCACCTCGCTGAACTCAATGCGCGTTTGCTCGGGAATAATCAAACCGTTGTCCGATTTAGCCAGGAACAGCATGTCGTCGATCATGCGCGACATGCGCTTAAGGTCATCTAGATTCGAGTAGAGGTTGTCTTCATACGCTTCAAGATTGCGTTTTTGCGTAAGCACCACCTCGGTGTGCGTCATCAGATTGCTGAGAGGTGTGCGTAGCTCATGAGCGATATCGGCAGAGAAATTTGAGAGTCGAACAAATGCGTCGTCGAGCCTGGCAAGCATCGCATTAAACGAAGTCACCAACTGCTGAAGCTCAAGG
Above is a genomic segment from Pseudomonas leptonychotis containing:
- a CDS encoding heavy metal sensor histidine kinase; protein product: MKHLSLTARMSLMFMLAVIAVLTAAGLSFNELSRHHFMMLDQQTLDEKLESTQQILSNTRSHADLEEVLPQLKALLGAHHDLTAIILANDGSVLFAEPQPFNIPEKYRLNPDHGMWVWEENGHLYRGMTAQVSTPEQPAFLTALLILDVTNHVHFFETLQRWFWIGLVISALVSAALGWVVARSGLRPLRQVTFVATSMSARSLKERIPLEPVPLELQQLVTSFNAMLARLDDAFVRLSNFSADIAHELRTPLSNLMTHTEVVLTQKRNLEAYEDNLYSNLDDLKRMSRMIDDMLFLAKSDNGLIIPEQTRIEFSEVVAKLFEYYHLLADEQGIQLAVTGTGHVLGDKLMLDRAISNLLSNALRYTPAGKTILVTIKSSASAVTLTIENPGDTIKPEHLDKLFDRFYRVDPARREGSPSNAGLGLAITRSIVESHKGKIWCASGNGTTAFHMEFPQQPS